In Falco biarmicus isolate bFalBia1 chromosome 7, bFalBia1.pri, whole genome shotgun sequence, a single window of DNA contains:
- the NKX2-8 gene encoding homeobox protein Nkx-2.8, translating to MATSGRISFTVRSILDLPEQDAISVKQASDHHHSAENYSGSPYRGWIETDRNHYPSSDESGPELSLPDSTQRSLPARGSEAEEKKKKRRVLFSKAQTLELERRFRQQRYLSAPEREQLARLLSLTPTQVKIWFQNHRYKMKRARSEGPGSTPPRPPALLRRVVVPVLVRDGEPCRGCPASPPPPAAPPKLGCALAGCSAQAALALQGYRACPPASAALGVFPAYQHLAHPAVVSWGW from the exons ATGGCCACATCTGGCAGGATCAGTTTTACAGTGAGGAGCATTTTGGATTTACCAGAGCAGGATGCTATTAGCGTAAAGCAAGCCTCTGACCATCACCACTCAGCGGAGAACTACAGCGGCTCGCCGTACCGAGGGTGGATAGAAACAGACAGAAATCACTATCCCT CTTCCGACGAGAGCGGTCCGGAGCTGAGCTTGCCCGACTCCACCCAAAGGTCGCTCCCCGCCCGCGGCTCGGAGGCcgaggagaagaagaagaagcgGCGGGTGCTCTTCTCCAAGGCGCAGACGCTGGAGCTGGAGCGGCGGTTCCGGCAGCAGCGGTACCTCTCGGCGCCGGAGCGGGAGCAGCTGGCGCGGCTGCTCAGCCTCACCCCCACCCAGGTGAAGATCTGGTTCCAAAACCACCGCTACAAGATGAAGCGGGCGAGGAGCGAGGGCCCCGGCAGcaccccgccgcgcccgcccgccctgcTGCGCCGGGTGGTGGTGCCGGTGCTGGTGCGGGACGGGGAGCCCTGCCGTGGctgccccgccagccccccgccgcccgccgccccccccaaGCTGGGCTGCGCCCTGGCGGGCTGCAGCGCCCAGGCCGCCCTCGCCCTGCAGGGCTACCGCGCCTGCCCGCCCGCCTCCGCCGCCCTCGGCGTCTTCCCCGCTTACCAGCACTTAGCGCACCCCGCCGTCGTCTCCTGGGGGTGGTGA